One window of Desulfobacca acetoxidans DSM 11109 genomic DNA carries:
- a CDS encoding type II toxin-antitoxin system HicB family antitoxin → MSRYEIIIYWSNEDGVFVAEVPELPGCMAHGDTEELALTNIKEAIQLWIDTATEFGDPIPEPKGRRLMYA, encoded by the coding sequence ATGTCACGCTATGAAATTATTATCTATTGGAGCAACGAAGACGGCGTCTTTGTGGCCGAAGTCCCAGAACTCCCCGGCTGTATGGCCCATGGCGACACCGAGGAATTGGCCCTTACCAATATTAAAGAGGCTATCCAGTTGTGGATTGACACCGCCACGGAATTCGGCGACCCCATCCCTGAGCCCAAAGGACGGCGGCTGATGTACGCCTGA
- a CDS encoding DUF2283 domain-containing protein has product MQITYDPRYNIAYVRLQEKTSQVETIRVSEELNIDMAPDGTIYGIELLNANSQLLGADAGKLVVINEVLDRRQEVNLV; this is encoded by the coding sequence ATGCAGATAACCTATGATCCCCGTTACAATATTGCTTATGTGCGCCTGCAGGAAAAGACCTCCCAGGTGGAGACCATCCGGGTCAGCGAAGAGTTAAACATTGATATGGCCCCCGACGGCACGATCTACGGTATAGAGCTGCTGAACGCCAATTCCCAGCTCTTAGGAGCGGATGCTGGAAAACTGGTGGTGATTAATGAGGTGCTAGACCGCCGCCAAGAAGTGAACCTGGTTTAA
- a CDS encoding PEP-CTERM sorting domain-containing protein, which yields MFKKMTVLAAVVVALMSFTPAYGYFITSTGDSALSGAYVDDMSMWIPGDWIAAYHLLPPNQSYIAVDNHFWFDSTYSGQWNMTGQYLDNGTYSDEGFSALKIGFGGGTSAFGFHWGASDYQWALTAYDASDTAIESYSLPITHASSAGEFYGIAASNIAYALLTNVSGTYDWVMIDDLHIAASAVPVPGALWLLGTGLVRLLGLRRKISR from the coding sequence ATGTTTAAAAAAATGACCGTGTTGGCCGCCGTCGTTGTCGCCCTGATGTCCTTCACCCCCGCCTATGGCTATTTCATCACCAGTACCGGCGACTCCGCCCTGTCCGGCGCCTATGTGGATGATATGTCCATGTGGATTCCAGGGGATTGGATCGCTGCGTATCATCTATTGCCTCCCAATCAGAGTTATATCGCGGTGGATAACCATTTTTGGTTTGACAGCACCTATAGCGGTCAATGGAACATGACCGGCCAGTACCTGGACAACGGCACGTATAGCGATGAAGGCTTCTCTGCCTTAAAGATAGGCTTTGGCGGGGGAACCTCGGCCTTTGGCTTCCACTGGGGCGCCTCGGATTATCAATGGGCCTTGACCGCCTATGACGCCAGCGACACTGCCATCGAATCCTACAGCCTGCCCATCACCCATGCCAGTAGCGCCGGGGAGTTTTACGGCATCGCCGCCAGCAACATCGCCTATGCTTTGTTGACCAATGTTTCGGGTACTTATGACTGGGTCATGATCGATGACCTGCACATTGCCGCCAGCGCCGTTCCCGTGCCCGGGGCCCTGTGGCTGCTGGGAACCGGTTTGGTGAGACTCTTGGGCCTACGCCGCAAAATATCCCGTTAG